The following coding sequences lie in one Rutidosis leptorrhynchoides isolate AG116_Rl617_1_P2 chromosome 6, CSIRO_AGI_Rlap_v1, whole genome shotgun sequence genomic window:
- the LOC139855656 gene encoding uncharacterized protein encodes MDLERKRVAANSSKNAVVIGSVWESRMRGSFKVFKGDNNNQEIEKPIDKNQEIEKPIDKNQDLEKVGMRSKQRSDGISSGEKRKTWKSDGSLIGNEKSPVQISKVRSENKKVLGELSKELSGFIDGNGIKKSPIQIMKGRHSIDGIERSPVQRTIKTRALSRKESSSSDLSNGIEIVKPLPTKLTQIRNENNGIDEIDSENRDDYHEKMDNRSESSKRLDELDVCDENLMTVDLAIVKTGDFDEHEESFSKEENEETNDERAIVMVKEMEPISTIKKNKSPEVVIEDKKVHLRNERSSPISRTFKKQPPVVNNSRFISKPCKFPIQRAPKSHGRLQTFVDLIMWRDASKSALVFGLGTFSILSSSYTQDYNISFISVISYMSLIYLGAMFIFNSFISRRVVDADNSTDDEECVVGEEEAIWALRLFLPYINEFLIKVKALFSGDPATTMKLAVLLFILARSGSSITIWKMAKLAFFAVFTVPKICSSYSSQLTAYGTFWVQRYKDAWASCTKKKAVAFGGFTLMWNFSSIVTRFWAVFMLLVAFKYYQHSMIEHELVDEEQVEEEPVTQRKQSIWQEQRNMNKVSSIENTKLRKKY; translated from the exons ATGGATTTAGAACGAAAAAGAGTGGCAGCTAATTCATCAAAAAATGCGGTGGTGATAGGTTCGGTTTGGGAAAGCAGAATGAGAGGAAGCTTCAAAGTTTTCAAAGGTGATAATAATAATCAAGAAATTGAAAAACCCATTGACAAAAATCAAGAAATTGAAAAACCCATTGATAAAAATCAAGACTTGGAGAAGGTGGGTATGAGATCCAAACAGAGGTCTGATGGAATCAgcagtggtgaaaagaggaaaacATGGAAATCTGATGGTAGTTTAATAGGAAATGAAAAAAGCCCAGTTCAGATCTCAAAGGTTAGATCTGAAAACAAGAAAGTGTTGGGTGAATTAAGTAAGGAATTAAGTGGTTTCATTGATGGTAATGGAATCAAGAAAAGCCCAATTCAGATAATGAAAGGAAGACATTCAATTGATGGAATTGAAAGAAGCCCTGTTCAGAGGACGATAAAGACTCGAGCTTTATCAAGAAAAGAGAGCTCAAGTAGTGATTTAAGTAATGGAATTGAGATAGTCAAACCATTGCCAACTAAATTGACTCAAATTAGGAATGAAAATAATGGAATTGATGAAATTGATAGCGAAAACAGAGATGATTATCATGAGAAAATGGATAATAGATCAGAGTCTAGTAAAAGATTAGATGAATTAGATGTTTGTGATGAGAATTTAATGACAGTTGACCTGGCGATAGTCAAAACTGGGGATTTTGACGAACATGAAGAATCTTTTAGTAAGGAGGAGAATGAAGAAACCAATGATGAAAGAGCTATTGTTATGGTTAAAGAAATGGAACCCATTTCTACAATCAAGAAAAATAAGTCACCAGAAGTTGTTATTGAAGACAAAAAAGTTCATCTCAGAAACGAAAGATCTAGTCccatttcaagaactttcaaaaaaCAACCTCCTGTTGTAAATAAttcaagatttatttcaaaaccat GTAAATTTCCAATACAGAGAGCTCCCAAATCCCATGGAAGATTGCAAACGTTCG TTGATTTGATAATGTGGAGAGATGCATCAAAATCAGCACTAGTATTTGGTTTAGGGACTTTTTCCATTCTTTCATCATCATACACTCAAGACTATAATATCAG CTTCATTTCTGTAATCTCTTATATGAGTCTCATATATCTTGGTGCAATGTTCATCTTCAACTCATTTATTTCAAG gagagtTGTAGATGCAGATAATAGTACAGATGATGAAGAATGTGTTGTTGGTGAAGAAGAAGCAATTTGGGCATTAAGATTGTTCCTTCCTTACATCAATGAATTTCTCATAAAGGTGAAAGCTTTGTTTTCAGGTGATCCTGCTACTACAATGAAG TTAGCAGTGCTGCTCTTTATTTTGGCAAGAAGTGGCAGTTCAATAACCATTTGGAAAATGGCCAAATTGG CTTTTTTTGCAGTTTTTACAGTGCCTAAGATATGCTCATCATATTCATCTCAACTAACTGCATATG GTACATTTTGGGTTCAACGATACAAGGATGCTTGGGCTTCATGCACTAAAAAGAAAGCCGTTGCATTTGGTGGTTTCACTCTCATGTGGAATTTTTCTTCCATCGTTACTCGCTTTTGGGCAG TGTTCATGTTGTTGGTGGCCTTCAAATACTACCAACATTCCATGATAGAACATGAACTTGTTGATGAGGAGCAAGTAGAAGAAGAGCCGGTTACACAAAGAAAACAAAGTATTTGGCAAGAACAAAGAAACATGAATAAAGTTTCATCGATTGAGAACACAAAGCTAAGGAAAAAATATTGA